In Rutidosis leptorrhynchoides isolate AG116_Rl617_1_P2 chromosome 2, CSIRO_AGI_Rlap_v1, whole genome shotgun sequence, one genomic interval encodes:
- the LOC139888970 gene encoding uncharacterized protein — MPTPRNKKEVQSLTSKLAALTRFLSKSAEGSLPFFGTLKNCLKKTDFKWTEVAEVAFQEMKKLLKELSTMTAPIAGETLILYLATSKEAISSVLIANRGRKRIKLPCDRKTGLFACAYSQMLKEIFPSVSNNGLNGPTNKAENFGRMAKWAIELGEHEISFSPISAVKGQVLVDYLAEIAGDIKISHEPKEIRPPPEQLWEIHTDGPCGPKGAGTGIVLKSTEREEYTFVLRFSFPVTNNEDEYEALLSRMRVAKYLEVKELSVYVDSQLVANQFNGIFEAHDESMQKYLKLVQELTVDFDIFQIMQVSRTLNKKADALSKLAALTFSHFKKEIWVEEVKVKSIDTDGVSAAVEEDEPSWMTPIVEFLNTGTVPIDSIEARKIKMKAPMYLLDKGILYRKSFLGPHLQCLNPTQAESIIREMHEGMCALHSGHKTVASKIMRLGYYWPSMYIDAAEFGIHEIVSDNGTQFDGNPFNDWCQELNIKQTFTSVAHPQANGQCEVTNRDIVLGEAEDTGKFGPKWEGPYKVIGVSDTWAYRLAGLDGKAINRTWHAQTLKRCYI; from the exons ATGCCTACGCCTAGAAATAAAAAAGAGGTGCAAAGTTTAACGAGTAAATTAGCCGCGTTAACAAGATTCTTATCAAAATCCGCAGAAGGATCGTTGCCCTTTTTTGGGACGTTGAAAAATTGCTTAAAGAAAACGGATTTTAAGTGGACAGAGGTAGCAGAAGTTGCGTTTCAAGAAATGAAAAAGCTATTAAAGGAATTGTCGACGATGACTGCGCCGATTGCAGGAGAGACGTTAATACTTTACTTAGCGACATCAAAAGAAGCGATAAGTTCAGTATTGATAGCAAACAGGGGCAG GAAACGAATTAAATTACCCTGCGATCGAAAAACTGGTTTATTCGCTTGTGCATACAGCCAGATGCTTAAGGAGATATTTCCAAGCGTATCTAATAATGGTCTTAACGGACCAACCAATAAAGCAG aaaattttggtcGCATGGCTAAATGGGCTATTGAATTAGGTGAGCACGAGATAAGCTTCTCACCAATAAGTGCGGTAAAAGGTCAAGTCCTAGTAGATTATCTGGCTGAAATAGCCGGAGACATTAAAATCTCGCATGAACCAAAAGAAATACGACCTCCGCCCGAACAGCTGTGGGAAATACACACAGATGGGCCTTGTGGTCCGAAAGGCGCAGGGACGGGAATAGTCTTGAAAAGTACAGAAAGAGAGGAATATACCTTTGTGCTACGTTTTAGCTTCCCTGTAACAAataatgaagatgagtatgaagcaTTATTATCTAGAATGCGAGTAGCAAAATATTTGGAGGTAAAAGAGTTGTCAGTATATGTTGATTCACAGCTAGTTGCAAATCAATTCAACGGAATATTCGAAGCACATGATGAATCAATGCAAAAGTATCTGAAACTTGTTCAAGAACTTACGGTAGACTTCGATATATTCCAGATAATGCAGGTTTCAAGAACATTGAATAAAAAGGCGGATGCGCTCAGTAAGCTGGCTGCCTTAACATTCAGCCACTTCAAAAAAGAAATTTGGGTTGAGGAAGTGAAAGTTAAATCCATTGATACAGACGGTGTATCTGCCGCAGTCGAAGAAGATGAGCCAAGTTGGATGACACCGATAGTGGAATTTTTGAACACTGGTACAGTGCCAATAGATTCAATAGAGGCAAGAAAAATTAAAATGAAAGCACCAATGTATTTGCTAGACAAAGGCATTCTATACAGAAAGTCTTTTTTGGGACCTCATTTGCAGTGTCTTAATCCAACTCAAGCAGAATCAATTATACGAGAAATGCACGAAGGGATGTGTGCTTTGCATTCAGGGCACAAAACAGTTGCGTCTAAAATAATGCGGCTTGGATACTATTGGCCGTCAATGTACATAGATGCCGCGGAG TTTGGAATACATGAAATAGTAAGTGACAACGGTACACAATTTGATGGTAACCCATTCAACGATTGGTGCCAAGAGCTAAATATAAAGCAAACGTTCACATCAGTTGCACACCCCCAGGCAAACGGCCAGTGTGAAGTAACAAACCGAGATATCGTGTTAG GCGAAGCGGAGGACACGGGTAAATTTGGACCTAAATGGGAAGGACCATACAAGGTTATTGGTGTAAGCGATACATGGGCGTATCGGCTAGCGGGTTTAGATGGAAAAGCAATAAACCGCACTTGGCATGCACAAACACTTAAGCGGTGCTACATATAA
- the LOC139888971 gene encoding uncharacterized protein, with the protein MSNWLAWMQGKKAKKSLELAPTTEKFVPHIANHPFIVAPVLPLTLGSYDGLSDPDDFLQKFEGTARTHSWGDAVPCHMLPIVLQGVAREWSNNLPSQSVTGFVDLRSRFLLNFHNLRARKRIHVECHDIKQKSKESLGEVMDRYTKEVAKIQDLPKSQKVSGFIYCIDTERHLSLWQRLRRRVPDTFAEAIKETHDYMRAQEDIKQNCGNTSSNMDIDDDYYRVQGRGSESGKRYGSNGPSRGDLTKTPKEILAMEVVCKSFDPPIPLSKYGNRDKSKFCDFHDDYGHETNECRHLIEKVVVELKRGRFQHLKKGGKTSSEKSKGKKEFP; encoded by the exons ATGAGCAACTGGTTAGCGTGGATGCAAGGAAAAAAAGCTAAGAAAAGTCTTGAGCTAGCTCCTACAACTGAGAAGTTTGTGCCACATATAGCGAATCATCCCTTCATAGTAGCGCCTGTGTTACCTTTAACATTAGGAAGCTATGATGGATTGtcagatccagatgattttttgcaAAAATTTGAAGGAACTGCAAGAACACACAGCTGGGGTGACGCAGTACCATGCCATATGCTACCAATAGTGCTGCAAGGAGTAGCAAGGGAATGGTCCAATAACTTGCCATCCCAAAGCGTTACAGGTTTTGTGGATTTGCGCTCAAGGTTTCTTTTAAATTTTCACAATCTGCGCGCCCGCAAAAGAATACATGTCGAATGTCATGACATTAAGCAGAAATCAAAAGAAAGTTTGGGAGAAGTCATGGACAGGTACACCAAGGAGGTGGCCAAAATACAAGACCTTCCAAAAAGTCAGAAGGTGTCCGGCTTTATATATTGCATAGACACAGAAAGACATCTATCTTTATGGCAGAGGTTACGCAGAAGAGTGCCAGATACCTTCGCAGAAGCTATAAAAGAAACGCATGATTATATGCGTGCGCAAGAAGACATAAAGCAAAATTGTGGAAATACCTCTTCAAACATGGATATTGATGACGATTATTATCGGGTGCAAGGAAGAGGATCAGAATCTGGAAAGCGCTATGGTAGTAATGGGCCATCCCGAGGTG ACCTCACGAAAACACCAAAAGAAATATTGGCTATGGAGGTAGTATGCAAAAGCTTCGATCCACcgatacctttgtcaaaatatgggAATAGAGACAAAAGTAAATTTTGCgattttcatgatgattatggtcatgaaaCTAATGAATGTCGGCATCTAATCGAAAAGGTAGTCGTTGAACTCAAAAGAGGAAGATTTCAACACTTGAAGAAAGGTGGAAAAACATCAAGTGAGAAGTCAAAGGGAAAAAAAGAGTTTCCATGA